A DNA window from Salvelinus fontinalis isolate EN_2023a chromosome 28, ASM2944872v1, whole genome shotgun sequence contains the following coding sequences:
- the LOC129825776 gene encoding sex-determining region Y protein-like has translation MKKEEQGFHQPEEEEQGFHQPEEEEQGFHQSEEEEQGFHQPEEEEQGFHQPEEEEQGFHQPEEEEQGFHQPEEEEQGFHQPEEEEQGFHQPEEEEQGFHQPEEEEQGFHQPEEEEQGFHQPEEEEQGFHQPEEEEQGFHQPEEEEQGFHQPEEEEQGFHQPEEEEQGFHQPEEEEQGFHQPEEEEQGFHQPEEEEQGFHQPEEEEQGFHQPEEEEQGFHQPEEEEQGFHQPEEEEQGFHQPEEEEQGFHQPEEEEQGFHQSEEEEQGFHQSEEEEQGFHQPEEEEQGFHQSEEEEQGFHQSEEEEQGFHQPEEEEQGFHQSEEEEQGFHQSEEEEQGFHQSEEKEQGFHQSEEEEQGFHQSEEEEQGFHQPEEEEQGFHQSEEEEHGFHQPEEEEE, from the coding sequence ATGAAAAAGGAAGAACAGGGTTTCCACCAACCAGAGGAGGAAGAACAGGGTTTCCACCAACCAGAGGAGGAAGAACAGGGTTTTCACCAATCAGAGGAGGAAGAACAGGGTTTTCACCAACCAGAGGAGGAAGAACAGGGTTTCCACCAACCAGAGGAGGAAGAACAGGGTTTCCACCAACCAGAGGAAGAAGAACAGGGTTTCCACCAACCAGAGGAGGAAGAACAGGGTTTTCACCAACCAGAGGAGGAAGAACAGGGTTTTCACCAACCAGAGGAGGAAGAACAGGGTTTCCACCAACCAGAGGAGGAAGAACAGGGTTTCCACCAACCAGAGGAGGAAGAACAGGGTTTCCACCAACCAGAGGAGGAAGAACAGGGTTTCCACCAACCAGAGGAGGAAGAACAGGGTTTCCACCAACCAGAGGAGGAAGAACAGGGTTTCCACCAACCAGAGGAGGAAGAACAGGGTTTCCACCAACCAGAGGAGGAAGAACAGGGTTTCCACCAACCAGAGGAGGAAGAACAGGGTTTCCACCAACCAGAGGAGGAAGAACAGGGTTTCCACCAACCAGAGGAGGAAGAACAGGGTTTCCACCAACCAGAGGAGGAAGAACAGGGTTTCCACCAACCAGAGGAGGAAGAACAGGGTTTCCACCAACCAGAGGAGGAAGAACAGGGTTTCCACCAACCAGAGGAGGAAGAACAGGGTTTCCACCAACCAGAGGAGGAAGAACAGGGTTTCCACCAACCAGAGGAGGAAGAACAGGGTTTTCACCAATCAGAGGAGGAAGAACAGGGTTTTCACCAATCAGAGGAGGAAGAACAGGGTTTCCACCAACCAGAGGAGGAAGAACAGGGTTTTCACCAATCAGAGGAGGAAGAACAGGGTTTTCACCAATCAGAGGAAGAAGAACAGGGTTTCCACCAACCAGAGGAGGAAGAACAGGGTTTTCACCAATCAGAGGAGGAAGAACAGGGTTTTCACCAATCAGAGGAGGAAGAACAGGGTTTTCACCAATCAGAGGAGAAAGAACAGGGTTTTCACCAATCAGAGGAGGAAGAACAGGGTTTTCACCAATCAGAGGAGGAAGAACAGGGTTTTCACCAACCAGAGGAGGAAGAACAGGGTTTTCACCAATCAGAGGAGGAAGAACACGGTTTTCACCAaccagaggaagaagaggaataA